The genome window TTGATTTTAATTTGGTTTATTGTCAACAATGGGCTTAAGCCCATTGCCCATTATCTAGTTTTCAAAGTATTGAGAAATTTTATCTCCAATTCAGATTAATTACTCATGGAAGTCTGATTCTTCTATTTCTTTTTCAGGTTCGGGAATGGCAAATTTGGGGAGTTTTGAAAGGAATTTGACGGCGGTGACTCCTGCAATGGTGGAGCAGGATGTGGCGAGAATGGTGGGAATGAATAAGCTACTAGATTCAACTCCCATAAGGGCTACTACGGTGGCGGGGAGAATTAATTGCACACTGGATGTGTTGATAGTCAAAAAGGTACACATGGCATTGGTGGCAGTTTCGGGGTGGGGATTAAGTTTTTCTAGTTCTTGCATAGCTTTTAAACCCAAGGGGGTGGCGGCATTACCCAAACCCAACATATTAGCGGACATATTTAGTACCATGGCACTCATGGCGGGATGATCTGGGGGAACTTCTGGAAATAGCCAAACTGTGATAGGACGGACGATACGGGCGATCGCATTTACCAAACCCGCTTCCTCCGCAATTTTCATAATTCCTAACCAAAGAGCCATAATACCGATTAAACCAATGGCCAAGGTAACAGCCGCTTCCGCACTATCAATGGCGGCTTCGGTGACAGCATCAATATTGCCATTTATCGCTCCGACAATGACGGAAATAGCAATCAATCCAAACCAAACGTAATTGAGCATAAGATTATATTTAGGCAGAAAAATTACCATTCATTTTGACACACCATTACAACGAAACATTAATTTTGGTCACAAAAAATGTAAAGTAATATCAAGATTTATTACCCCCATCGCCCTAAAATCAAGCCTTGCCCATAATCTAATACTATTGTGTAAATTTTATTGATAAAGGTTAATAAATATATGCCATACACCACAGAAGACGGCGGTAAAGTTAATAATTTCGCCAACGAGCCAAAAATTTATAAAGCTCAAGCCCCCACAGAAAACGAAAAAAGAAACAATCTAATTTTAGTTATCGTTTCTACCATCCTTGTGGCTGGGGGAATTGCGATCGCCTTTTACGCATCCACCAACCCTCCCATATCTTAAAAAAAATAAAAGTCTCCGTTGCTCCAGACAAGCAGAAACAGAACCATAGACGATAAGATGAAATAAGACCGTAATAATTCTTTACCATCATTAAAAAAACTATGTTTTTATTTGGACTCGGAGACAAAAAACTAACCCTACCCAAACCCGAAGAAGCCCTCAAAGGTAGAGACAAAAAAATGCCCCTACCCTCCAAGCATTACGTAAACGGTAACCCCTTCAAAACCGAATATCCAGCCCACATGGAAAAAGCAGTATTCGGTATGGGTTGTTTCTGGGGCGCAGAAAGAAAATTTTGGCAGCTAGAAACAGGAATCTACCTCACCGCCGTGGGTTATGCCGCAGGTTATACCCCCAACCCCACCTACGAAGAAGTCTGTAGCGGTTTAACAGGTCATAACGAAGTTGTCCTAGTAGTTTATGACCCCCAAATTATTAGTTACGAAACCCTCTTAAAAGTATTTTGGGAAAACCATAACCCCACCCAAGGAATGCGCCAAGGTAATGATAGAGGCACTCAATATCGCTCAGGGATTTATACCTATTCTACCCAACAAAAAGAACTAGCCCAAAAATCAAAACAGCTTTACCAACAAGAATTAAACAAAGCAGGACATGGGGAAATTACCACCGAAATCCTTGACGCGCCAGAATTTTACTTCGCCGAAGGCTACCACCAACAATACCTCGCCAAAAATCCCAACGGCTATTGTGGCTTAGGAGGTACTAAAGTTTGTTTTCCCGAAATCTCCTCCGTCAAAAACTAGAAATATCAACAAATGTGAACCTTCCATCAGAAGGAGATCCTTTTGAGTTAACCTGATAATAAACAGTCCTTTTTCTTTAAATTAATTTCGGAGTCGTATGTCTGATCTAAATCGTGGCATCATGAAATTTGAAGGTGCTGACAAACCTATTATTGTAGGTATTTCTGCCTTTGTTATTCTCGGTGCTATTACAGCATTAATTATCTGGGCGCTAAATTCCGCCTATGCAGTAATTTAATTACTATCAATGGTCGTCCCCTCAGTCTTATGGGGGGATAACTTGCTGAGTGGATAATTAGTAACAAATAATAAAAAAAGTTAATTATCAATGACTTTTTTCACTACCCACTTTCATTACAAAAAGTTTTCAGCCCAATCTAAATAATTAGTGATTAAAAAATAGCAAAAGTGAGTTTTTTTAAACCTAGTGAAATAGTTTGTTTAGACAATCAAAATCGGTCATTATACTGTGAAATTATCGACGTTATAACGCAACAAAATAAATGCTGGGTTCGCCCTCTGATGTTGGTTAATTTTATACAGCAAGACCAGTATGAAAAAGCTGTAAAAAATATTGATGATTTGCGCCACACTTCAGATTTATTATGGAGTACAAACTGTTTCCGACCTGTTTTTGATACCGAATATATAACTTTTTGTGGTCAATTGCCTGAATTTGAATTTGATGATAAAAAAATATTAACCGCAAAAAAAACCCTAAGACATTTCATTCAAGATCTGTGGTTATTTAATAGTAAGTAAACTAAAATAATCAGACCATTATAACATCACCAATAAGATTAAAAAAATCTACCTTTACTTGACAAAAAGACAAGCCTAGGCTTTATTTCTTATAGAAAGACCTAGTTAACAATTAGCAAAAATTGCCGTACAAAAAAGAATAACTTTTTATTATCTCCTATCTCTTCGGTCAGTGGGGTAACTTGTTTATATAACGTAACGCTATGATATAATCAATTGTAATATTTCAAAACCTTGAAAACTAGATATAGATGTAAAGTAATGGTCTCGCCAAGGCTAAAAACTAATGTCTAGGATCATCTAAAATCAAGACTATGAATAATGTTGCTACTAGCTTAGTCAGCAACAAAATTTTAACTCAACTACCTAAAAAAGAAAATAAAATTAGGTTACAACACAGAAACTGTATATATATAGATAAATTATGAAAGATCTCGCTCGATATAGAAATATTGGG of Cyanobacterium sp. HL-69 contains these proteins:
- the ndhQ gene encoding NAD(P)H-quinone oxidoreductase subunit 4L NdhQ, encoding MSDLNRGIMKFEGADKPIIVGISAFVILGAITALIIWALNSAYAVI
- the msrA-2 gene encoding peptide-methionine (S)-S-oxide reductase, with product MFLFGLGDKKLTLPKPEEALKGRDKKMPLPSKHYVNGNPFKTEYPAHMEKAVFGMGCFWGAERKFWQLETGIYLTAVGYAAGYTPNPTYEEVCSGLTGHNEVVLVVYDPQIISYETLLKVFWENHNPTQGMRQGNDRGTQYRSGIYTYSTQQKELAQKSKQLYQQELNKAGHGEITTEILDAPEFYFAEGYHQQYLAKNPNGYCGLGGTKVCFPEISSVKN
- the spmA gene encoding spore maturation protein A codes for the protein MLNYVWFGLIAISVIVGAINGNIDAVTEAAIDSAEAAVTLAIGLIGIMALWLGIMKIAEEAGLVNAIARIVRPITVWLFPEVPPDHPAMSAMVLNMSANMLGLGNAATPLGLKAMQELEKLNPHPETATNAMCTFLTINTSSVQLILPATVVALMGVESSSLFIPTILATSCSTIAGVTAVKFLSKLPKFAIPEPEKEIEESDFHE